A single Neospora caninum Liverpool complete genome, chromosome VIIb DNA region contains:
- a CDS encoding Arabidopsis thaliana At4g37120/C7A10_240,related, which translates to MWMGKIGQKSAAFINHKPFHPGSWQNQEKIWLAEQKHKEELRKQAELAERRAEEVKIQELRRALYNQGTSASTPQVSPKVQEDEAARKAAAIEARKREAARAAAIRAAELRKGLVKSVLYEEDVYLGSHSHVWGSLFDKETNRWGFKCCGVCDKTVLKCPSTAAGSAETTHARKHRKRSRKEEAASPNPSKDERVGKDSGDVGAVQEGKTEAELAARDDAKDVSRVEPVSAQSCSKTEERAVEDSKRQQTEDTKKRKVVANKNRSREGGLAGVLQLLKEENAFGDYP; encoded by the exons ATGTGGATGGGCAAAATTGGCCAAAAATCTGCCGCCTTTATAAACCACAAGCCCTTCCATCCTGGCAGTTGGCAGAACCAGGAGAAG ATATGGCTCGCGGAGCAAAAACACAAAGAGGAACTGCGCAAGCAGGCCGAGCTTGCCGAGCGACGAGCAGAGGAAGTAAAGATTCAGGAGCTCCGACGGGCTCTGTACAATCAGGGGACTTCAGCCTCAACACCCCAGGTGTCGCCAAAGGTCCAGGAAGATGAGGCAGCAAGGAAGGCTGCCGCCATCGAGGCAAGGAAGCGCGAAGCCGCACGCGCTGCGGCAATTCGTGCAGCAGAACTCAGAAAGGGGCTGGTGAAGAGCGTTCTGTACGAAGAGGACGTTTATTTAGGAAGTCACTCACACGTTTGGGGTTCCCTCTTCGACAAGGAGACAAACAGGTGGGGTTTCAAGTGTTGTGGTGTCTGTGACAAGACGGTACTTAAATGCCCGTCTACAGCTGCGGGATCAGCAGAGACGACTCACGCGCGGAAACACCGGAAAAGGTCGCGGAAGGAGGAGGCTGCGAGCCCGAATCCCTCGAAAGACGAACGAGTGGGGAAGGACAGCGGAGATGTTGGCGCCGTCcaggagggaaagacagaggcagaaCTCGCAGCCAGAGACGATGCGAAGGACGTGTCGAGAGTTGAACCAGTTTCTGCCCAGTCGTGTtcgaaaacagaggagagggcaGTCGAAGACTcaaagagacagcaaacCGAGGATaccaaaaagaggaaagtcGTGGCAAATAAAAATCGATCGAGGGAAGGCGGCCTTGCAGGCGTCCTGCAATTGTTGAAGGAGGAGAATGCCTTCGGCGATTATCCGTGA
- a CDS encoding putative rRNA methylase — translation MKETRENRADQTCNWEEGEGLPALSCRVRYVTSAEDPAVCMYRMKGVRDNYVFSQLKAQMLAKNAWYVPACSSTVVRRALSSPFYPVKSVLLTPVLLREMANKIETAIHRRRKLLKAYEALRHGRRTVQEETQEQEVHNSVCRKADSLKHFGEGGCPNLSVDEVDDDEVEVLLVTESLFSEILGMPVNHRQCCAALIDVRMPTVDDFGCVGAPPHELSDSLGEPTASAETGAPLRLTSSSRISRTVGREDSSIPVSSDALFPMLVLDDVQNSDNIGTLMRTAFSLGVRSVLLSPVSYAAVNARSARVSMGSMFHLRLLKCDPILADSALCSLGGGFAWSRHSGLDLSAYHSAPRSPLPMALTKLRRVSPSCVVIGTSPVGDPTILHHPKKWIRNRRQTAGVPGSSTSLQTRQGQLGSDGNRGNSGAVECHSSALHSERIPEATECRDGNCAAGDATATGFKKNVVEEDEEICLAVVVGNEQKGSSREVLDACDGIAAIAQVKGDSLSVSTAAAVVLYTLQQETLIKLREQVPFVPDEDLIPDDSF, via the coding sequence atgaaggaaacgagagaaaacagggcCGACCAAACTTGTAACtgggaggagggagaaggcctTCCAGCGCTGTCGTGCCGCGTCAGGTATGTGACGTCAGCAGAGGATCCAGCGGTGTGCATGTATCGAATGAAGGGTGTTCGCGACAACTATGTTTTCTCTCAATTAAAAGCTCAAATGTTGGCGAAGAATGCCTGGTATGTGCCTGCATGCTCCTCGACAGTCGtgcgccgcgctctctcaAGTCCGTTTTATCCTGTTAAGTCTGTTCTCTTGACGCCGGTCCTGCTCCGTGAAATGGCAAACAAGATTGAGACGGCCATTCATCGACGGCGTAAGCTGCTGAAAGCATACGAGGCACTCCGACATGGTAGGCGCACAGTgcaagaggaaacgcaggagcAGGAGGTGCACAATTCTGTGTGCCGAAAGGCTGATTCTTTGAAGCATTTTGGAGAGGGTGGATGTCCAAATCTTTCCGTAGATGAAGTTGATGACGACGAAGTGGAAGTTCTTCTCGTAACGGAAAGTCTTTTCAGCGAAATTCTCGGTATGCCAGTAAACCACCGGCAGTGCTGCGCAGCGCTGATAGATGTGCGCATGCCGACAGTTGATGATTTCGGGTGTGTCGGAGCCCCTCCCCACGAACTCTCTGATTCCCTCGGAGAGCCGACCGCGTCGGCTGAGACCGGGGCACCTCTCCGTCTTACTTCCTCTTCACGAATATCACGGACAGTTGGACGAGAAGATAGTAGTATTCCTGTATCTTCTGATGCCCTCTTTCCCATGCTCGTTCTGGATGACGTGCAGAACTCAGACAACATTGGCACACTTATGCGGACAGCCTTCTCGTTGGGTGTTAGGTCTGTTCTTTTATCTCCCGTGTCGTATGCGGCGGTGAACGCACGATCCGCCAGAGTATCGATGGGATCCATGTTCCATTTGAGGTTACTAAAATGTGATCCAATCTTGGCAGACAGTGCTTTGTGCTCACTGGGCGGCGGTTTCGCTTGGAGTCGCCATTCTGGATTAGATCTGTCAGCGTATCACTCCGCTCCACGATCGCCGCTGCCGATGGCGCTGACCAAGCTGAGGCGTGTGTCGCCGTCGTGCGTTGTCATCGGCACGAGCCCTGTAGGTGACCCTACAATCTTGCACCACCCAAAAAAGTGGATTCGGAACCGACGCCAAACAGCTGGGGTACCGGGCAGCAGCACTTCACTGCAGACTCGCCAGGGTCAACTCGGTAGCGACGGAAACCGTGGGAACTCAGGTGCTGTCGAGTGCCACAGCAGTGCACTACACTCCGAGCGGATCCCTGAAGCGACGGAGTGTCGGGATGGTAACTGCGCGGCTGGCGATGCAACGGCGACAGGTTTTAAGAAGAATGTGgtcgaggaggacgaggaaatATGTTTGGCGGTAGTGGTGGGAAATGAACAGAAAGGTAGTTCACGGGAGGTTCTTGACGCGTGTGATGGCATAGCAGCCATAGCTCAGGTGAAAGGTGATTCGTTGAGTGTGTCAACGGCGGCAGCGGTCGTTCTTTATACGCTACAGCAGGAGACTTTGATAAAGCTGCGAGAGCAAGTTCCCTTTGTACCTGATGAGGACCTAATTCCTGATGATTCTTTCTGA